The genomic segment TAAACGCTACGATTCGATTTTCGTCAGCAATTATGCGCTGCTGAATGTGATCGATGAGCTCAAACGTGTGCCGGGCGTTGGCGATGCGTCGCTGTTTGGCGCCAAAAATTATTCCATGCGGATCTGGCTGCGGCCGGACAAATTGGCGCAATATAATCTGACGCCTGGTGACGTGGCCGCCGCCATTCGCGAGCAGAATGCGCAGTTCGCCGCAGGTCGTTTTGGCGAGGAGCCATCGCAGAACGATCTGGCTTTCACTTATTCGGTGAATACGGAAGGACGTTTGCCCGACGCAAAGGCCTTCGAAGACGTCATCATTCGATCCGATGAGAACGCCGGGACGCTGCGACTCAAGGACATCGCGCGTCTTGAGCTCGGTGCTCAGAACTATGCCTTTAACGCGACCCTTAACAGTGAGCCGGCAGTGCCGATCGGCATCTATCTGCAACCGGGTGCTAATGCACTTGGTACGTTCGCGGCCATTCAGACCCGTATGGCCGAACTACAGAAGAGCTTTCCAGCCGGTATCGACTATGCCATTCCCTTCGATACGACGCGTTTCGTGCGTGTCTCGATCGAAGAGGTCGTTAAGACGTTCGCCGAGGCGATGGTACTGGTGATCGTCGTCGTCTTTGTTTTTCTGCAGAACTGGCGTGCGACCCTGATTCCGATCCTCGCCGTTCCGGTCTCGATCATCGGGACTTTCGCTGGCATGTATGCGCTGGGCTTTTCGATCAATCTCCTGACGCTATTTGGGCTGGTTCTGGCCATCGGTATCGTCGTCGACGATGCGATCGTCGTTCTGGAGAATGTCGAACGTATTATGATGCAGGACAAGCTTCCACCGAAGGAAGCGACGATCAAGGCTATGTCGGAAGTGACAGGCCCGGTCGTGGCCATTGTTCTCGTGCTCTGCGCCGTGTTTGTGCCGGTCGCCTTTATGGGCGGTCTGGCGGGCGAAATGTATCGACAGTTCGCGGTGACCATCGCCATTTCGGTGACGATCTCGGGCATTGTCGCGTTGACGCTGACGCCGGCTTTGTGCACGCTCATCTTAAAACCTGGCCATCACGAGCCGATGGCGCCGTTCCGTTGGTTCAATCGCGGTTTCGACGCATTGACCAGTGGCTATACGGCAGGGGTTCGCTTCTTTCTGAAGCGCGCCATATTGGCCGTTACCATGTTCGGGCTGCTGCTGGGAGCCACCGGCTATCTGTTCATGCGCCTGCCGGGTGCCCTGGTTCCGGAAGAAGATCAGGGCAGCGTCTTCACGGTGGCGATCCTGCCGGCGGCGGCGTCCCTGTCGCGCACGCAACAAGCCATGGACACGTTGAATAAGTGGATCATGGACAAATCGGCCGTCGCCGATGTGATCTCTTTCACCGGCTTCGACCTTTTGGCAGGTGTGCAAAAGTCGAGTGCCGGCGCATCCTTTGTTCAGTTGAAGGATTGGAAAGAGCGTCCTGGCGCGGCTGAAAGCTCGGCGGCATTGGCGCGCAGTTTTTTTGCCTTCAACGGTCCGATCAAGGACGCCAATATCCTTGCTTTCACGCCGCCGCCCATCATGGGCATGAGTAATACTGGCGGTTTCGAAGCTTTCGTGCAGGATCGCGGTGGTGCCGGTTCGCAGGCGCTTGCGGATGCGGCGCAAAGGCTCGTCGAAGCGGCGTCGAAGCGACCGGAACTTGCAGGCGTTCGGTCGACTTTCGTGACCGATGTTCCTCAATATCGGGTGCTTCTCGATCGCGAGAAGGCAAAGGCGCTCGGCGTGCCGATCTCGGCAATTTTCGAGACAATGCAGAGCACGTTCGGCAGTCTTTATGTCAACGACTTCACCTTGTTTGGGCGCAATTATCAGGTCAACCTGCAGTCGGAAGCGAATTTCCGCGAGCGGCCTGAGGATCTGAAACAGGTCTTCGTCAGATCGAGCTCCGGCAGCATGATTCCAATCGATACGCTGCTGCGTGTCGAACGTATCGTTGGTCCCGATCAAGTCGATCGCTTCAATGCTTTCGGAGCGGCCAAGGTCATGGGCAATCCGGCGCCTGGATTCTCGTCCGGGCAGGCGATCAATGCGATGCGGGAACTCGCGGGCGAACTCCCCGCAGGGTTCCAGCTGGCATGGACCGGTTCGGCCTTTCAGGAAATCGCCACCAGCGGCACGGGCAGCCAAGCGCTTATATTCGGCCTGATCATGGTCTTCCTGATCCTGGCCGCGCAATATGAGCGCTGGTCGCTACCTCTGGCGGTTCTTCTCGCGGTTCCCTTCGCACTGTTTGGCGCGTTGGTGGCCATCTGGCTGCGCGGTCTCAACAACGACGTGTATTTCCAGATTGGCCTCGTGACCTTGATTGGCCTGGCGTCGAAGAATGCCATTCTCATCGTCGAATTCGCGGTGTTGAAACGGCAGGAGGGTCTCAGTGCGAAGGATGCGGCCGTGGCTGCAGCCACCTTGCGCTTCCGGCCGATCATCATGACGTCGCTGGCCTTCATCCTTGGTTGCGTGCCGCTGGCGATCTCCACGGGTGCTGGTGCGGCGAGCCGTCATTCGATCGGCACCGGCGTGATCGGCGGCATGCTGGGCGCGACATTCATCGCGATCTTCTTCATTCCGCTCTTCTACAGTCTGATCTCAGGACGCAATCGACCGGCAGCGCAGACGGAACCGGAGAAGGTGCATAACATCATCGCTTAGGATATCGGCGGTCGCTTAGGCCTCTCCGAAACAAATTGGCCCGCTATCGGTTCGCCGGTAGCGGGCCCTTTTTCGTTGGCGCGAAGCCCTTGAGGGCCGCGATTCCAGCGATTGTTCCAGTTAACCAAGCAAAAGAATGGCTTGCTTATCGGAGATCCAAAGGCTGGAGGTTCCCTCCTAGGTGTTGCGCCAGGGCGAGATTTGCGGGAACCGCTTTCCATTACCGGGAGGCGATGGGCGTGTGGGCGATGGAACTTGCGGGAACCAATCCGTAAGCGTTTTGGGCCATGCTGGTCGCTTGGCGCGCCGCGAAACTCGCACATGGGAACCGGTCGCATATTTGTTCGTTATCCGGTTGAGAGGGTGGGGTTTCGTGAGGGCGTGTTCTTTTAGGAACTGGCCTTCTAGGAACCAGAGTGTGAGAGCGCAGTCGCATCATGGATAAGAGCGCGGGATACACGGCGGAGAATCGATTGGAGACGGAGAGGCCCTCCGTCGGCTCCGGAACCACCTCCGTTGTCCTCGTGGTTGAAGACGAGCCCTTGCAGCGTATGATGGCTGTCGACATGGTCGAGGAAGCAGGTTTCGCGGCGGTGGAAGCTGTGGATGCTAGTGAGGCAGAGCGCATCCTTGAGAGCCGCTCAGGTATCCGCCTGGTTTTCAGCGATATCGATATGCCCCATGGTATCGACGGCATGCAGCTCGCGGCGCGCGTTCGGGATCGTTGGCCGTCGATCCATATCATTCTCACGTCAGGTCATGTCTTGCGTCGCGACGTGGTGATGCCATCCGGCACCATCTTCTTTCCGAAGCCCTATCGGCCAGCCGATGTTGTGGCCCAGATCCGGCGGTTCATGACGGAGGATTAATGTGGATCAATTGGTGGTTTCGATCGCCGATCCGTCGTCGCTGTTGTCCATCCAGTAGGGGATCGCTCCGGCCAGAGCTGCAACGGCGATAACCGCAGCCAAGAGCAGGATCAGGGATCGAGAGAGGCGGAACGGCCGGAACATTGGCTTGTGGTGGAAATAGCGCATCTAGCCTCACAACAGATTGCGATCAGCGACGGTGCGAACCATCCGCAGTTTACGGGCCAATGTGGCATTTTAATGCGCTGGTTTTTAATGCGTCTGTCAGGCCTTGAGCGCCACGAGCACCGTGCCACTGGCGATCAGCGCTACGCCGAGCCAGTTGATGCTGGAAAGCCGCTCGCCGAGGAAGACGACGGCGAATATGGCCACCAGCACCACGCTCATCTTGTCGACGGGTGCCACCCTTGCGGCATCGCCCAGTTGTAGGGCGCGGAAATAGCAGATCCACGATGCGCCGGTGGCAAGGCCGGACAAGACCAGAAAGCCATAAGTCCGGCCGGAGATCGTTGCGGGTGATTGCCAGTTGCCGGTCGCAGCCAAGATGATCGCGAGGACACCGATGATCACCAGGGTGCGGATGAAGGTGGCAAAGTCGGAATTGACGTTCTGCACGCCGACTTTGGCGAAGATGGCGGTTAGCGCCGCGAACCCGGCCGACAACAGGGCCCATATGATCCAGGATGTTTCCGATTTCATGCCACGCTCCGCTTCTGGTCGATGCCCTGATTCTAGCGCATCTAGTGTCGTGATGGGCGATTTTGATCGGAAGTTGCGGGACTGACCGGTGCAAGGAATTGGGCTAGGCTGCGGCGGAAGACAGGAAACGGCGCGTGGAGCCTACGTGATGACCGGATCATTCTCATCCACTTGGCAGGCTCAGTCGCAGCGGCTTGATCTGGGCGCCTGCACCGTTGAGCTGGTGACAGCCAGGTCGCTCAATCGCCATCGTTTCTTTTACGAGGGCGAGCGGGCGCTGGTGGCGATCGGTCTGTCAGGGGAGCGGCGGGGCGGCGAGACACGGACGCGGCATTTTTCCTCGTCCCATCGGGCTCTCGGCGGCTATGTGATGGCCTTGCCAGCGGGGGCGAGCGTCTCGAGGGATGGAGCGAGCCGGCGACCCGTTGTTCGTGGCTGATCCTGTATCTGCGCTCGGATTATCAGCTTGGGGGCGGGCTAGCTCTGCAAGAGCTTCTTAACCGGCCCTATGTGCGCAGCAACGCCTTTGAACTGGTGTCGTTGGCGCGCCGAGCCCAAATGCTGATGGCGCGCGGATCAGATCGTCTGGCAGCTTATCTGCAAAGCCTGATCACGCTCATCCTTCTCGACGAAGACGATGACGTGGCAGTACCGGCCGATCCAACTGACGGGCCGCTTGGCAAAAGCCGGATCGATCGAATCAGACGTTATGTAGATGCGCGCGCGCCTGGCACCGTGACGGTGAGCGATCTCGCCGGTGAGCTGGATATGTCGCCCGATGGCTTCATTCGCGTCTTTCGGCGTACCTATGGCGTCACGCCGCACCAGTATTTGCTGACGCGCCGGCTGGCGGCCGCGGGAATGTTGCTGCGCACCACCGATCATTCTTTGACACGGATCGCGATGGAAACCGGCTTTGCCAGTTCCAGCCATTTCTCGGCGGCATTTCGAGGTGAATTTGGCCTGACGCCGAGCCAGTATAGGCTGGCGCGCTGCTGAGCAGCTCGCTTTTCACAAGTCGCTTTTTCGCAAGCGGCGTCGATTTCATGAAAGCGCCAGTTGCCGTTGTCTGCGCAACCTCCGGCAGGAAGCAATCTCCACGGAGGTTATGTCATGCCGCAGTATAATGCCGACCTACAGCGCCCACGGAAAGACCGTCCAAACGGCAGCTACGAAAAATACCAGGTCATCGACAATGTCGTTCAGCAGACGCGCTCGGGCGCGCCAGGCGCTGCCGAGATGGCGCTGGCCATGGGGCTCGAAAGCGCCTTCCGCGATGGGGTTGCGACCCTGCCTGCGTTGGTCTCCCATTTGAATGCTGCTGCCCTTGTTTCGCCTGCGGGCCAACCGTGGGACGAGATGTCGCTCGTGCGCTTTCTCGAACAGAATGGAGAGTTGGCGTGAGCATCAGCGTTACGACGGAGGTGCGAGAAGCGCGGATCAATCTTGGCTTGCGGCAACTTTGGTATCCAGTTCTGGCGAGCTGGCAATTGGGCCATGAGCCGCGTGGCATCCTGCGCCTTGGTCAAAACATCGCGGTGTGGCGCGATGGGACGGGCGGTATTCGGGCGATCGAAGACCGATGTCCGCATCGCGGCGCGCGGTTGTCG from the Beijerinckia sp. 28-YEA-48 genome contains:
- a CDS encoding multidrug efflux RND transporter permease subunit, coding for MNPFINRPVFAAVISVVLVLAGLVAMRVLAVEQYPQIVPPQVVVQATYPGASAETVAQVVAAPLEQQINGVENMLYMQSTNSSAGTMRLTVTFRIGTNPDQATINVNNRVQRAVSILPAEVTRQGLIVNKQSSAILALVTMSATDKRYDSIFVSNYALLNVIDELKRVPGVGDASLFGAKNYSMRIWLRPDKLAQYNLTPGDVAAAIREQNAQFAAGRFGEEPSQNDLAFTYSVNTEGRLPDAKAFEDVIIRSDENAGTLRLKDIARLELGAQNYAFNATLNSEPAVPIGIYLQPGANALGTFAAIQTRMAELQKSFPAGIDYAIPFDTTRFVRVSIEEVVKTFAEAMVLVIVVVFVFLQNWRATLIPILAVPVSIIGTFAGMYALGFSINLLTLFGLVLAIGIVVDDAIVVLENVERIMMQDKLPPKEATIKAMSEVTGPVVAIVLVLCAVFVPVAFMGGLAGEMYRQFAVTIAISVTISGIVALTLTPALCTLILKPGHHEPMAPFRWFNRGFDALTSGYTAGVRFFLKRAILAVTMFGLLLGATGYLFMRLPGALVPEEDQGSVFTVAILPAAASLSRTQQAMDTLNKWIMDKSAVADVISFTGFDLLAGVQKSSAGASFVQLKDWKERPGAAESSAALARSFFAFNGPIKDANILAFTPPPIMGMSNTGGFEAFVQDRGGAGSQALADAAQRLVEAASKRPELAGVRSTFVTDVPQYRVLLDREKAKALGVPISAIFETMQSTFGSLYVNDFTLFGRNYQVNLQSEANFRERPEDLKQVFVRSSSGSMIPIDTLLRVERIVGPDQVDRFNAFGAAKVMGNPAPGFSSGQAINAMRELAGELPAGFQLAWTGSAFQEIATSGTGSQALIFGLIMVFLILAAQYERWSLPLAVLLAVPFALFGALVAIWLRGLNNDVYFQIGLVTLIGLASKNAILIVEFAVLKRQEGLSAKDAAVAAATLRFRPIIMTSLAFILGCVPLAISTGAGAASRHSIGTGVIGGMLGATFIAIFFIPLFYSLISGRNRPAAQTEPEKVHNIIA
- a CDS encoding response regulator, whose amino-acid sequence is METERPSVGSGTTSVVLVVEDEPLQRMMAVDMVEEAGFAAVEAVDASEAERILESRSGIRLVFSDIDMPHGIDGMQLAARVRDRWPSIHIILTSGHVLRRDVVMPSGTIFFPKPYRPADVVAQIRRFMTED
- a CDS encoding EamA family transporter, which encodes MKSETSWIIWALLSAGFAALTAIFAKVGVQNVNSDFATFIRTLVIIGVLAIILAATGNWQSPATISGRTYGFLVLSGLATGASWICYFRALQLGDAARVAPVDKMSVVLVAIFAVVFLGERLSSINWLGVALIASGTVLVALKA
- a CDS encoding AraC family transcriptional regulator, coding for MARGSDRLAAYLQSLITLILLDEDDDVAVPADPTDGPLGKSRIDRIRRYVDARAPGTVTVSDLAGELDMSPDGFIRVFRRTYGVTPHQYLLTRRLAAAGMLLRTTDHSLTRIAMETGFASSSHFSAAFRGEFGLTPSQYRLARC
- a CDS encoding recombinase-like helix-turn-helix domain-containing protein; this translates as MPQYNADLQRPRKDRPNGSYEKYQVIDNVVQQTRSGAPGAAEMALAMGLESAFRDGVATLPALVSHLNAAALVSPAGQPWDEMSLVRFLEQNGELA